The stretch of DNA TGAGGACTCCTGAAAGTGTTTTAAAATCAGCTGATGCATCAACAAACTATATGCAGTCACAACTTGGATTTTGAATGactagaaaatagaaaaaggcACGGGTTCACCGTGAAAAATTTCAATCATGGCATGCCTGAAATACAGGGTACAGACAGACGCGAACTGAGTTCCGAATAAACGCTTGATCATGAGATTCTCATCAGGTGAAGAACATGAAAAGTAATGTAAAAACCAGAAACATATATTACCACTCGTAGGAAGGACACCCAAAATCCAGGGGGTGGTGCAGGAGGGCCAAATGAATTTGGACCCTGATTATAAGGACCAACACCCATACCACAACCACCATATGGACCTCCCATTCCGCCATTATACATTGACCCACCATACATTCCAGAACCTCCGTACATACCAACATAACCTCCTCCATAACCTGAATACATGTTATTTCCATAGGGTCCACTGAATCCACCATATGAGCTATACATACTAGAGCCATAACCTGCATTTTCAACGAAAGATTACATAACATGATGCAACCACAACCTGTGTTTTTAATCAAAAAAGGTTACATATTGAGACACAAGAATATCTGAtgaaatgtgcacaaaattatCAATTACCCCCATAGGAATTTCCATAGCCTTGCTGCTGCCATGGCCTTGGGGGAACAGGCCTTGAAATGTTGCTGTTTACATTGGAAGCAGCATTGTTCCCTGTAGTGGAAACAATTTCTCCATGTTTTGCTGTCCCAGAAGCTTCAACAACATCACTTGTAGTACCTCCAGAGGGGGGCTTAAAAGGTGCTGGACTAGATGAAGCTCCCACACGTTCCCACGGCTTTGGTGGTGGATTACCACCTGCCAATCACATCAATGGATAAAATTCCGCTAAGCCTCAAACCACAAAAAAAGATTGCACCAGTACATTGAAAAGGAATGTGGTTATGTGAAAGTGGTGCCTATAAGTCTATACGGTATTACATACAGACAGGGGGTTGAATAACGAAGATTGAGCAATCAAAACAGCAGGCACTAGTTCAACCTAATCATCACTTCCTACATGTAAAACAAAAATTAACCATGCTGAGACGTCAATCATATAGTTCCTCGACATGTAGGTAATATACCTCACAGATGCAATATCCATATAACATTAAACTATGGATGTCCAAGAACTGAATAAACAAGAGCAGCAATCAATGCATCAGAAATTACAGCTTTGTTCAATAGTTCAGCTTGTCAATTTTACACTTCGATGAAACCCGAAATGCCAGCAAGCTTTCATTCTGCAAAGCCTATATTGATGACCCTCGACAATATAACACACCTGCGAGACTTGCCACCATATGTTTTAGATTAGAACTACACTTGTACGTGAAAGGGTGACCCTTCCCCAGAATGATTCAAATGGACTTCACATACATCTAGGAAGAAACAAAAGAGAAATGTTGGCATCATTACAAACACAAGACTAAAGCCATATCCTGTTTCTACCATAAATGCGGGGTAGCAATCGGCCACAAGCATACTGGTGTTTCAAATTGCAGAAGCTCATGCCTGGCTACAAGCATCCTTGGAGGCAGCAAGTTCATCCTAAGCTAAATAAATAATCCTCGAGTTTGGCACTTTTGTTTTTGCGCGTGCTTCTCTTAATCGTACCAATTTTCCTTCGCTGATGAGCCGCTCGCCACGAAGTCAAATTCCCAAAGGGGGAATAAGGAACCCTAAGTACCTCCACCCAGCGGCACCGCAGCCCGACCGCCTGGCACACCCACCCAATCGCGACGGAATTCCCAACCCAATCACGAGCCCAAAACCAAACCGATCACATCAAAATCGGGCACGAATTCTATCGTTTcccccatccccatccccgccGACCAACCGAACGGCCGGCCGGATCGAGCCAGCTACGCTACGCGCGCAACCGATCAACCAGACGCGCATGACGGAAACGGGGAGGACGCCCGAGCGCGCGCGAGGGTAGAAGACGAACACGAACCTGCTGCCATGGCGCGCGCCGCGTGGTTCCTGGTTCCGCTCGATCAggcggccgggccggccgcGGTTTCCCTCTCGCCCCTCGATTGCTCCGTCCGTCGGCGCGGGGGAAGAGAAGAGGAGTCCAGCCGAGCGAGCCTCGGGGGAGTTTCTGCGAGGCGGACCGGAGccgaggccgtgtttggttgaagctaaaatttttgaaaagacatctttctatatttgaattactaaatatagactaatcataaaaataattacaatactcgtctgtaaatcgcgagatgaatctaatgagcctaattaattcgtcattagagggtatttactgtagcattactgtagcaattttgcatctaattacagcctgattaggttcattagattcgtctcgccatttacagacagcagtcgtaatgcgttttttatttcgtctggatttaagtctccatgcaaatgccggaaaaaaaatttggaattcgGAACTTTGGAACTGAACACGGCCCGAGTCAAGTTCAGGGTTAAGTAAACCGACCGGTCCCGTCAAACCGGCGcggtccggtagcggtttatCGGACcggtttaaattcaaaatcaaatttaaaatcaAATATTCATCCGGTACCGAACggcttaccggtcggtttgaccggcttaccggccggtttgactggtaacccgtcaaatttaattttttttgtttaaattcaaatgcccgtaaAGTATATTAAATAAATGTGTGTATAATATATTTTAGTTTAAATAAATCCCCCAAccttttttttactatttttacattgtatttgtatatttttatatgcacgtttttttgtttaactttaaatccccgcaaactatactaaatgaacaaatttttgaaaaaattagacaacattagattcgtcgcaccttgaagtatttttaggattttttttgagaatttttcatttttttgaatttaaatttgaattttgaattttagcCGATTTGGTACCGTCCAAatcggaaccgggccggaccggttcccaccggtttggtcaAGCCGCCGCGACCCGGTCACGTTTTCCTCCGGTTTGGTCAAGCCGCCCTGGAAAGGACTCGATTTTTCTTGTCCCGCGATCGGACTAGATTTGGGCCATAACCTTGATTTGGGCTTGATACACATGCCTGTGATGCACACAGGTTAATATATATGGGGCCCAAAAGGTATGGTCATTGactcgattttttttttaaaaaaaagaaggccACCAACACTAGAATACTCAGCTAACAAATCATCGCTACTCTAAAGCAGGGtacttatttcttttttttttttgaaaaattgcAGGAGCACTACACTGTCGTTTAAGATAGGAGAAGCAAGTAGCATCTTACATAGTCAATATTACATAAAAGGCTGAGAACTCTTAACACTAAAATAAAGGAAAGAAACAAGTAGAAACTAAGATACATGTAGAAACTAGGGCAGCTCTGGCCCTCCGCATGCCAACTTTGTGAACTTTCATCTTGATCTCATGCATTACGTCTGCTGGTGTACCTGTGGTCAAACACTCGGCAACTTCGCTCTTTCCTGATGTTCCAAGCGCAATACATCATCAAAGCAGCTTTGACCCTCCTTGTCTTCCTTGGCTGCCAGAAATACTAGGATCCATAATCCATTCAATGAGCGAACGAGCGCGGCTGGTGGGAGTGCGGTAGCGAAAACCACCAGGTCGGGGGTTCGATCCCCGGCTCgtacaggaaaaaaaaactccctCGCTTGTCTCATGTCCAAAGCATTGTGgagcccggcctaactcacaaggcgacgggcccccgtgtactGGTGGGGCAGGGcttcgggggttttcttgacCTGCTGTGAGAAGatcattctacctctcaaacaatgccgtgggggcggtctcaCCCCCCGCagatcaagttttttttttatataatccATTCAATGACAGTGTGCAGTTTACATAAACGGATCCTTGTCCCTCTTCAGTGCCACTATACGAACGAACCACCCACAGATTCCAGTCACTCCCAAGTCATCTGCAGTCAGATGGTAGGAAAAACCATATGCTCCTTTGCGTGTGCCCATCTACTGATGTGGTCAGTAATCGCTTAAGCTTGTTCATTTCACATGACGCATAACGGAGAAATTAACAAACTGACTAAATGAGTAGCTGACACGTCACAAGCACAGGATGATGGAGACGAATcatcatgaaaaaaaaatcgttGGACATGCGTATATTTGTTCCCCCAGATAGGAGGACATCGATTGGAAAAAGCGGGAAGAGGCTCTGAACTGAAACTCCATTTCCTTCTCATGGGCCACTTCGGAGCAGAGTCGCGATCCCGGCGTGGAGGACGACAATTAGGGATTATTTGAAAATATAAGTAGGGGAATATAAAAAGATTCGGATCGCGATCCAAATTAGGGAGGTATTTGAAAAATAACCTATCACAATTTACAGATATTTCGAGCCGGCGACATGGAAgtcggcaaggcggcggcgcgtgaaTAAGGAAGGTATTTGAAAAATAACCTATCGCAATTTATAGATATTTCGAGCCGGCGACATGGAAGTCGGCAAGGTGGCGGCTCGCCGGCTCGAAGCCGGCCTCCGCTGGCCGATTCCCTTACTCTGCCTCTGTCAAGATCACACTCGTCTGGAGATGCATGCTCCCGTCCCGCTTGAACCACCGCACGGTCGGCTCCACCGCTCTTCGTCGCCTcgcagctccgcgccgcccATTCTTCTTGCAACGTACGCTTGTCCCGTCCCCAACGCCGCCATCGTCTCCGCTCATTTGCTACTCGTTGGGCGTGCCACCTCCGTTTCGCGTTCCGTGTCCTTGCATCtcggcgtgccgccgccgggtgCGCGCAAGGTGCTCGCCGCTTCGCCTGCAAGCGAGCGATGCCCCGGAGCATGAGCATGCATGGAGCATGTCGCCGACGAGTCGCATGTCGTCTTCGTCGATGCAGGCGTCGAGAACCTTCCACTCCCGCTCTGTGGCCACATGCAGCACGgccctccccgccggcgccgcggcggtctCCTCCGGCAGCAATGGCACGAACTGACAGCGCCCACTGCGGCCTGCCCGATCGCGCCACGCCGCAACAGAGATGCCGCCGAAAGTTGGGCGCCGATTTCGGATGCCACAATTGTGGCTAGTTTTTTTGCATTGCTGTTTTCTATGGCTGTCGCAGCTTTAAGCAGGAACTAAACACCGGCCATAGAATTTTATGGCGAGCCGCAAGACGAAGCAAATGATGGCGGGGAACCACCGTTTCAGGAAGAGTGCAATACTGAGTATCGTGTGTTTTACCGTGTCGGCGTCAGCGGTGATAGAGGTGAAAATTGGCGATCTTTTATCTCATTTTAAAGAAGTGATACAAATATTCGAACTGAATAAGATCGGAGGTACACGTAAACTAAATGCTGATGAATGTTCCTGCTCCTGCcgtctaagagcaactccaatagaTCTTCTAAATTTGGATaagcaaatatttatttagaagCTCATTTAAAAATtcacttctaaattttactcacTCAAATATGGACCTCCACTCTAGTAGGTCAAGTAAATTGGGCTTCTATAGAGGGTCCAAATAGAGGGCCACCAAATTGGGGGTGGGGGGATTTGGAAGGCCTACCAAAATGACAGCTCATTTGCTTCCCTGTTGAAGATTGATTTTTAATATTCACCAACTAAATCTTCATATGGAAGTCCATTTGCTCTTCTTACTCGAGTTGCTCTAACGGAACTACTACATGATGAGATGAGATTACACTGGAGGTAGACAACTAGATCACTCTAAACGGGAAGATATCCTTTTGCGTCGCGTACCGCATGCATTACGATTTGGAACGGATCGGGGGACCCCCGAGTCAACAATCTCCAGAGCCGGTCGTCCTGCGCTCCGGTGGCCTGGTCCGCACGGGCGACCGGAAACTAACGGTTTGTTTTGAGTTGAGGGCTAAATTTTAGACCATGTcacattaaaaaaaatttaataattaaaaatattaaataaaatctaattataaaataaattgtAGAATTCTTGGATTAAACTGTTAAATAAATTTAATGAGatatattaatttataattaacgAATGCAAATTATGAATcaattaagctcattagattcgcctcacgaattagcactcatctatcaaaaaatatttataaataaattttatttgatacttttAAATGATAATATTTTTTATGTGATAGGgggtaaaaaaaaacatctcaGACGACTCATGATGTCATCACGTATCACATCGACCCCGATCTTCTGTGGCCAGTCcggtgttgcaacttgcaaggcGCACCACCATCTGCGTGCATTCCCGCTGTGGCGCTGTGGCGAACTCTCTGACGCAGGCAATGACACCGGCCCACCGAGCGAACCCTCCCGTACGTTCGTGCTCGGTTGGTGATGCATCTCCTCCTCgcgagttttttttcttttttctttttggctaTCCTCCTCGCGAGCTTTACGTCGCTCGAAGACGGAAGCTGCTGCCCTGCCGCCGGGATTTTCTCAACGTGTGAGCTCATCGCTCACACACCAAGACTGTAGCTTCTGGAACCTCCTCgagctctcctcccctcccaatCCGTCTCCTATAAAGCGGAGCTTGATCGAGCTATCCCCCCACACCTCCACACCACAGCTTATTCCGCCATTGATCACTGCGCACAAGCTCACGCATCGACAGGAAGAGACGACAGGGGCCAAGAAGCAGAGATGGCCGGGGAGAAGAAGGGCCTGCAGCTGCTGGACTTGTGGGTGAGCCCGTTCGGGCAGCGCTGCCGCATCGCGCTGGCCGAGAAGGGCCTCCCCTACGAGTACCTGGAGCAGGACCTGGGCAACAAGAGCGAGCTCCTCCTGCGCTCCAACCCGGTGCACAAGAAGATCCCCGTGCTCCTCCACGACGGCCGCCCCGTCTGCGAGTCCCTCATCATCGTCCAGTACATCGACGAGGCGTTCCCGGGCAACGCGCCGGCGCTGCTCCCCGCCGACCCCTACGCGCGCGCGCAGGCCCGCTTCTGGGCCGACTACGTGGACAAGAAGCTCTACGACTGCGGGACCCGGCTGTGGAAGCTCAAGGGCGAGGCCCAGCAGCAGGCCCGCAAGGAGATGCTCGACATCCTCCGCACGCTCGACGCCGCGCTCGGCGACGCCAAGTTCTTCGGCGGCGAGGCCTTCGGCTTCGCCGACGTCGCGCTCGCGCCCTTCACGGCGTGGTTCCTCACCTACGAGCGCCACGGGGAGTTCAGCGTGGAGAAGGAGTGCCCCAGGCTGGCAGCGTGGGCCAAGCgctgcggggagagggagagcgtcGCCAAGACCCTCTCCTCGCCGGAGAAGGTCTACGAGTTCGTCGGCGTCCTGAAGAAGAGGTTCGGCATCGAGTAGACGTTGTTGGtgtggttggttggttggtgtGACCAAGGGATGCTAGCTCCTTTTCCTACGTGTCGGTAGTACTGTCGGTTGGGTGTTTGTTGGTGTCAGTGTGTGTTGTGTGCGTGTGTCCGTGTCCCGATCTGGCGTGCAGGTGCAGCGGCTGGGCCGTGCGTGGCCATCCTGCACTCCAGGCTAAACAACACTGGTTGTTTGCTTGTTTTTAATAAAGAATAAAGGATTTCCGTGGATTTAATTTCTTGGTGTTACAGCTGCGTCGTGTCATTTTCCTTCCCGCCAC from Panicum virgatum strain AP13 chromosome 9K, P.virgatum_v5, whole genome shotgun sequence encodes:
- the LOC120649534 gene encoding probable glutathione S-transferase GSTU1; this translates as MAGEKKGLQLLDLWVSPFGQRCRIALAEKGLPYEYLEQDLGNKSELLLRSNPVHKKIPVLLHDGRPVCESLIIVQYIDEAFPGNAPALLPADPYARAQARFWADYVDKKLYDCGTRLWKLKGEAQQQARKEMLDILRTLDAALGDAKFFGGEAFGFADVALAPFTAWFLTYERHGEFSVEKECPRLAAWAKRCGERESVAKTLSSPEKVYEFVGVLKKRFGIE
- the LOC120649531 gene encoding peroxisomal membrane protein 13-like produces the protein MAAGGNPPPKPWERVGASSSPAPFKPPSGGTTSDVVEASGTAKHGEIVSTTGNNAASNVNSNISRPVPPRPWQQQGYGNSYGGYGSSMYSSYGGFSGPYGNNMYSGYGGGYVGMYGGSGMYGGSMYNGGMGGPYGGCGMGVGPYNQGPNSFGPPAPPPGFWVSFLRVMHDVVNFCGRVSFLVSQNTQAFHMFITALLQLCDRAGMLYGELARFVLRLLGIKTKPKKGGVKGSGTASLEGTGQQFVEAPKATSNSWDSVWTENGKGK